In one Bradyrhizobium sp. 4 genomic region, the following are encoded:
- a CDS encoding prephenate dehydratase, protein MSKLKIAFQGEPGANSHIAIVEAYPDAEPMPCATFEDALSAIASGEADLGMIPIENSVAGRVADIHHLLPASGLFIIGEWFLPVRHQLMAVKGTRLEDIKSVESHVHALGQCRRIIRKLGIKPIVHADTAGSARDISERNDKSVAAIASRLAAKIYGLDILAEDIEDEAHNTTRFVVLAREPKWAAQGSGPLVTTFVFRVRNLPAALYKALGGFATNGVNMTKLESYMVDGNFFATQFYADVDGHPDDKGLAFAIEELKFFSREFRIVGVYPGHPFRATME, encoded by the coding sequence ATGAGCAAGCTGAAAATCGCATTCCAGGGCGAGCCTGGGGCCAATTCCCACATCGCCATCGTCGAGGCCTATCCCGACGCCGAGCCGATGCCCTGCGCCACCTTCGAGGACGCCTTGTCGGCGATCGCGTCGGGCGAAGCCGATCTCGGCATGATCCCGATCGAGAATTCGGTCGCAGGCCGCGTCGCCGACATCCATCATTTGCTGCCGGCCTCCGGCCTCTTCATCATCGGCGAATGGTTTCTGCCGGTCCGGCATCAGCTGATGGCGGTGAAGGGGACCAGGCTCGAGGACATCAAGAGCGTCGAGAGCCACGTGCACGCGCTCGGCCAATGCCGGCGCATCATTCGCAAGCTTGGCATCAAGCCGATCGTGCACGCCGATACCGCCGGCAGCGCCCGCGACATTTCCGAGCGTAACGACAAGTCCGTCGCCGCGATCGCCTCGCGCCTGGCCGCAAAGATTTACGGCCTCGACATTTTGGCCGAGGACATCGAGGACGAGGCCCACAACACCACGCGCTTCGTGGTGCTCGCGCGCGAACCGAAATGGGCCGCACAGGGCTCCGGTCCGCTGGTCACGACTTTTGTGTTCCGGGTGCGCAATTTGCCGGCCGCGCTCTACAAGGCGCTCGGTGGCTTTGCCACCAACGGCGTCAACATGACCAAGCTCGAGAGCTACATGGTCGACGGCAATTTCTTCGCCACCCAGTTTTACGCCGACGTCGACGGCCACCCTGATGACAAGGGCCTCGCTTTCGCGATCGAGGAGCTGAAATTCTTCTCGCGCGAATTCCGCATCGTCGGCGTGTATCCAGGCCACCCGTTCCGCGCGACGATGGAATAG
- the metF gene encoding methylenetetrahydrofolate reductase [NAD(P)H]: MTDATMPAHTDGQDGYLKRPAISFEFFPPKTEDMERNLWDTINRLAPLDPKFVSVTYGAGGSTRERTHATISRILKETALLPAAHLTCVGASRGEIDEIVDRYHEVGVRHIVALRGDPAGGIGTAYSSHPDGYQSSADLVAGIKKRHGDIEVSVSAYPEKHPEARDFDDDIDTLQAKVDAGATRAITQVFFDNDLYFRYLDRVQARGINIPIVPGIMPMHNFKQARNFVTRNGTSVPDWIAAKFEGLDEDAETRKLVAATVAAGQVQKLAKHGVDTFHFYTMNRADLVFAISHLLGIRAKSAQKAA; encoded by the coding sequence ATGACTGACGCGACGATGCCTGCCCACACCGACGGGCAAGACGGGTACCTGAAGCGGCCTGCGATTTCCTTCGAGTTCTTTCCGCCCAAGACGGAAGATATGGAGCGCAATCTCTGGGACACCATCAACCGGCTGGCCCCGCTCGACCCGAAATTCGTCTCGGTCACCTATGGCGCCGGCGGCTCGACCCGTGAGCGCACCCACGCGACCATCTCGCGTATCCTGAAAGAAACCGCGCTGCTGCCGGCCGCGCATCTGACCTGCGTCGGCGCCTCGCGCGGGGAGATCGACGAGATCGTCGATCGCTATCACGAGGTCGGCGTCCGCCACATCGTGGCCTTGCGCGGCGATCCCGCGGGCGGCATCGGCACGGCCTATTCCAGCCATCCCGACGGTTACCAGAGCTCCGCCGACCTCGTCGCCGGCATCAAGAAGCGGCACGGCGATATCGAGGTGTCGGTCTCGGCGTACCCTGAGAAGCATCCGGAGGCGCGCGACTTCGACGATGACATCGACACGCTGCAGGCCAAGGTCGATGCGGGTGCGACCCGCGCGATCACGCAGGTGTTCTTCGATAACGACCTCTATTTCCGCTATCTCGACCGCGTGCAGGCGCGCGGGATCAACATCCCGATCGTGCCGGGCATCATGCCCATGCATAATTTCAAGCAGGCTCGCAATTTCGTCACCCGCAACGGCACCTCCGTGCCGGACTGGATCGCCGCGAAGTTCGAGGGCCTCGATGAAGACGCCGAGACCCGCAAGCTGGTGGCGGCCACCGTCGCCGCCGGCCAGGTGCAGAAGCTCGCCAAGCACGGCGTCGACACCTTCCATTTCTACACCATGAACCGCGCCGATCTCGTGTTCGCGATCAGCCATTTGCTCGGCATCCGCGCCAAGAGCGCGCAGAAGGCGGCTTAA
- a CDS encoding extracellular solute-binding protein yields the protein MALTRRDLLLTGTAAATLPALGSVAGLSGVGVAHAQSASEPTWRHALSLFGQVKYPADFKRFDYVNPEAPKGGVARQIAVGTFDNFNIVVSGVKGQVAGAVAFIYESLTTASLDEVSTEYGALAEAVSHPDDFSFVTYRLRPQAKWHDGKPVTADDVIFSLDSFKKHHPQYSAYYSHVVKAEKVGEREVKFVFDAPGNRELPQIVGQLTVLPKHWWEGTDAQGRKRDVSATTLEVPLGSGPYRVKEFVAGRSIALERVKDYWGRDLAANVGRNNFDELRYEYFRDATVAIEAFKADQVDWRTENSAKNWATAYDFPAVTEKRVILEEFANRSSGVMQAFVPNLRRAKFKDPRVRRALNYAFDFEEMNKQIFYGQYKRISSYFDGIDELMATGLPQGKELEILETVRAEVPPEVFTTAYTNPVGGSPEAVRDNLREALRLFKEAGYEVRERKLIDIKTGAQFSLELLNSDPSFERITLFYKPSLERLGIAVSVRTVDPTQYENRTREWDFDIVTNPWPESQSPGNEQREFWSSKTADIAGSRNITGIKNPAVDKLIERVIYAKGRDDLVAATKALDRVLLWNHYVVPQWNYPKVRTARWDRFGRPAELPKYGLSGFPFVWWYDADKAARIAKKS from the coding sequence TTGGCCCTTACCCGACGCGATCTCCTGCTCACTGGCACCGCTGCCGCAACGCTCCCCGCCCTTGGTTCCGTAGCGGGCCTTTCCGGCGTCGGCGTGGCACACGCGCAATCCGCCAGCGAGCCGACTTGGCGGCACGCGCTGTCGCTGTTCGGACAGGTCAAGTACCCTGCGGACTTCAAGCGCTTCGACTACGTCAATCCGGAAGCGCCAAAAGGCGGCGTCGCGCGCCAGATCGCCGTCGGCACATTCGACAATTTCAACATCGTCGTCTCCGGTGTGAAGGGGCAAGTTGCCGGTGCCGTGGCATTCATCTACGAATCCCTCACGACGGCCTCGCTCGACGAAGTCTCGACCGAATACGGCGCGCTGGCCGAGGCCGTCAGCCATCCGGATGATTTCTCCTTCGTGACTTACCGCTTGCGGCCGCAAGCCAAATGGCATGACGGCAAGCCGGTTACCGCGGACGACGTGATCTTCTCGCTCGATTCCTTCAAGAAGCACCACCCGCAGTACTCGGCCTATTACAGCCATGTGGTGAAAGCCGAGAAGGTCGGCGAGCGTGAGGTAAAGTTCGTGTTCGACGCGCCGGGCAACCGCGAATTGCCGCAGATCGTTGGGCAGCTCACGGTCCTGCCGAAGCATTGGTGGGAGGGCACCGACGCGCAGGGCCGCAAGCGCGATGTCTCCGCCACCACGCTCGAAGTGCCGCTGGGTTCGGGCCCCTACCGGGTCAAGGAATTCGTTGCCGGGCGGTCGATCGCGCTGGAGCGCGTCAAGGATTATTGGGGGCGCGATCTCGCCGCCAATGTGGGCCGAAATAATTTCGACGAGCTGCGCTACGAGTATTTCCGCGACGCCACCGTGGCGATCGAGGCTTTCAAGGCCGATCAGGTGGATTGGCGCACCGAGAACAGCGCAAAGAATTGGGCGACAGCCTACGACTTCCCGGCCGTCACCGAAAAGCGCGTGATCCTCGAGGAGTTCGCCAATCGCAGCTCGGGCGTCATGCAGGCCTTCGTGCCGAACCTGCGCCGCGCCAAGTTTAAGGATCCGCGCGTGCGACGCGCGCTCAATTACGCCTTCGACTTCGAGGAGATGAACAAGCAGATCTTCTACGGCCAGTACAAGCGCATCAGCAGTTATTTCGATGGCATTGATGAGCTGATGGCGACCGGGCTGCCGCAGGGCAAGGAGCTCGAGATACTCGAGACAGTCCGCGCCGAGGTCCCGCCCGAAGTCTTCACGACGGCCTACACCAACCCGGTCGGCGGCAGTCCGGAAGCCGTTCGCGACAATCTGCGCGAGGCGCTGCGCCTGTTCAAGGAAGCCGGCTACGAGGTGCGCGAGCGCAAGCTGATCGACATCAAGACCGGCGCCCAGTTCTCCCTGGAATTGCTGAACTCAGATCCAAGCTTCGAGCGGATCACGCTGTTCTACAAGCCGTCGCTGGAACGGCTCGGCATTGCCGTCAGCGTGCGGACGGTGGATCCCACCCAGTACGAGAACAGGACGCGGGAGTGGGATTTCGACATCGTCACCAACCCCTGGCCCGAGTCGCAGTCGCCGGGCAACGAGCAGCGCGAGTTCTGGTCATCGAAGACGGCCGACATCGCGGGTTCGCGCAATATTACCGGCATCAAGAACCCGGCGGTCGACAAACTGATCGAGCGCGTGATCTACGCCAAGGGTCGCGACGATCTGGTTGCGGCGACCAAGGCGCTGGATCGGGTGCTGCTGTGGAATCACTACGTCGTGCCCCAGTGGAATTATCCAAAGGTGCGCACCGCGCGCTGGGACCGCTTCGGCCGGCCGGCGGAATTGCCCAAATACGGTCTGTCCGGCTTCCCGTTCGTCTGGTGGTACGACGCAGACAAAGCGGCGCGGATCGCAAAGAAGTCGTGA
- a CDS encoding LLM class flavin-dependent oxidoreductase produces MIPLSVLDLSVVTTGTKPAAALRNSIDLARHADGLGYVRYWLAEHHNLASVASPAPDVMIGQIAAVTKHIRVGSGGVMLPNHAPLVVAERFKMLEALFPGRIDLGLGRAPGTDGATAYALRSRLDRREGDDFLERLHELILWQTREFPSGHPYHNVVAMPDDTPLPPIWLLGSSDYSSELAAQVGMGFAFAHHFASHDAIDAMVHYRNRFQPSAWSSSPRAILAVAVITADTDDEAEKLAASFDLNRLRRDRGQYLPLPSVAEALAYPYTDSERTSIRRNRSRLFVGNPATVQKTLQPLIDASKPDELMVITAVYDHEARKKSYSLLAEAFGLKTVG; encoded by the coding sequence ATGATCCCGCTCTCAGTCCTCGACCTCTCCGTCGTCACAACAGGCACAAAGCCGGCCGCGGCACTGCGCAACAGCATCGACCTGGCGCGCCATGCCGACGGGCTCGGCTATGTCCGCTACTGGCTCGCCGAGCATCACAACCTTGCCTCCGTCGCCAGCCCGGCGCCCGACGTGATGATCGGGCAGATCGCGGCGGTGACGAAGCACATCCGTGTCGGGTCGGGTGGCGTGATGCTGCCCAATCACGCGCCGCTGGTCGTGGCCGAGCGCTTCAAGATGCTGGAGGCGCTGTTTCCGGGTCGCATCGATCTCGGCCTCGGCCGCGCCCCCGGCACTGATGGTGCCACAGCCTATGCGCTGCGCAGTCGGCTCGATCGCCGCGAAGGCGACGATTTCCTCGAGCGGCTGCACGAATTGATCCTGTGGCAGACCCGGGAATTCCCCTCGGGCCATCCCTACCACAACGTCGTCGCGATGCCCGACGATACGCCGTTGCCGCCGATCTGGCTGCTCGGCTCCAGCGATTATTCGTCCGAGCTCGCCGCGCAGGTCGGCATGGGCTTCGCATTCGCCCATCATTTTGCATCCCACGATGCGATCGATGCGATGGTGCATTATCGCAATCGTTTTCAGCCCTCGGCCTGGAGTTCGAGCCCGCGCGCGATCCTCGCGGTCGCCGTCATCACAGCCGACACGGATGACGAAGCCGAAAAGCTCGCCGCATCTTTCGACCTCAACCGCCTGCGCCGCGACCGCGGCCAGTATCTTCCGTTGCCGAGCGTCGCAGAGGCGCTGGCCTATCCCTATACCGACTCGGAGCGCACCTCGATCCGGCGCAACCGCTCGCGCCTGTTCGTCGGTAACCCGGCGACGGTGCAGAAGACGCTTCAGCCACTGATCGATGCAAGCAAGCCGGACGAGTTGATGGTGATCACCGCCGTCTATGATCACGAGGCGCGAAAGAAATCGTATTCGCTGCTGGCGGAGGCGTTCGGGCTTAAGACGGTCGGATAA
- the metH gene encoding methionine synthase — MTVSTSPKRTALLNAARERILVLDGAMGTMIQNLQFDEAAFRGERFKTFHRDLRGNNDLLILTQPQAIEDIHAAYLRAGADIVATNTFSTTSIAQADYDLADIVYEMAREGARLAGNAARRVEAEDGKPRFVAGAIGPTNRTASISPDVSNPGYRAVTFDDLRKSYGEQINGMLDGGVDLLLVETIFDTLNAKAALYAIAEITEERGIDMPVMVSGTITDKSGRLLSGQLPEAFWHSVQHAKPITIGFNCALGAEDLRAHIADIGRVADTLVCAYPNAGLPNEFGQYDETPEYMARLVGEFARDGLVNIVGGCCGTTPDHIAAIAAAVAPHKPRIVPEIEPRLRLSGLEPFILTDAIPFVNVGERTNVTGSARFRKLVTAGDYTAALQVARDQVENGAQIIDVNMDEGLLDSEAAMVTFLNLVAAEPDIARVPVMVDSSKFSVIEAGLKCVQGKPVVNSISMKEGEDKFIHEAKVARRHGAAVVVMAFDEVGQADTFARKTEICKRAYDILVNRVGFSPEDIIFDPNIFAIATGIEEHNNYGVDFIEATRWIRKNLPGAHISGGVSNLSFSFRGNEPVREAMHSVFLYHAIKAGMDMGIVNAGQMIVYDDIDPELRQVCEDVILNRDPGASERLLALAERFRGNKTQTKEADLAWREWPVAKRLSHSLVHGITEFIEQDTEEARKASKRPLDVIEGPLMAGMNVVGDLFGDGKMFLPQVVKSARVMKQAVAWLMPFMEEEKARNLANGIGTEGSSSAGKIVLATVKGDVHDIGKNIVGIVLQCNNYEVIDLGVMVPAAKIVETVKAEKADIVGLSGLITPSLDEMAFFAAELQREGLKLPLLIGGATTSRVHTAVKIDPSYRAGPVVHVNDASRAVGVASALLSPERREAYAAEVRAEYAKISDAHMRAQADKKRLKLATARANRVPVDFAANKPVKPTFLGTRSFDDYDLAELVPYIDWTPFFQTWELAGRFPAILDDAKVGEVARSLYDDARKMLDLIVKEKWFRARATVGFWPANAQGDDIVLYADESRTRTIATLHTLRQQLEKREGRFNAALSDFVAPAGTGVPDYVGGFVVTAGIGEDVVADRFKMANDDYSSILCKALADRLAEAFAERMHARVRREFWAYAPDETLSTDELILEKYQGIRPAPGYPAQPDHTEKATLFELLDAENTAGVKLTESFAMWPGSSVSGLYLANPESYYFGVGKIERDQVEDYAARKGMSVAETERWLAPILNYIPAREGTADKAAFAATPANDETSKELASHPPGCTCAVHLVWQKKRAGAG; from the coding sequence ATGACCGTATCCACCTCTCCCAAGCGAACCGCCCTGCTCAACGCCGCGCGCGAGCGCATTCTCGTGCTCGATGGCGCCATGGGCACGATGATCCAGAACCTCCAGTTCGACGAAGCCGCCTTCCGCGGCGAGCGCTTCAAGACCTTCCATCGCGATTTGCGCGGCAACAACGATCTCTTGATCCTGACCCAGCCGCAGGCGATCGAGGACATCCACGCCGCCTATTTGCGTGCCGGTGCCGACATCGTCGCCACCAACACCTTCTCCACGACCTCGATAGCGCAGGCCGATTACGATCTCGCCGACATCGTCTACGAGATGGCGCGCGAAGGCGCCCGCCTCGCCGGCAACGCCGCACGCCGCGTCGAGGCCGAGGACGGCAAGCCGCGCTTCGTCGCCGGCGCCATCGGACCGACCAACCGCACCGCCTCGATCTCGCCTGACGTGTCCAATCCCGGCTACCGCGCCGTCACGTTCGACGATTTGCGCAAATCCTATGGCGAGCAGATCAACGGCATGCTCGACGGCGGCGTCGATCTGCTGCTGGTCGAGACCATCTTCGACACGCTCAACGCAAAGGCGGCGCTGTACGCGATCGCCGAGATCACGGAAGAACGCGGCATCGACATGCCGGTGATGGTGTCGGGCACCATCACCGACAAGTCCGGCCGCCTGTTGTCCGGCCAGTTGCCGGAAGCGTTCTGGCATTCGGTGCAACACGCCAAGCCCATCACCATCGGCTTCAACTGCGCGCTCGGCGCGGAAGATCTGCGCGCGCATATCGCCGATATCGGCCGCGTCGCCGACACGCTCGTTTGTGCCTATCCCAATGCCGGCCTGCCCAACGAGTTCGGCCAGTATGACGAGACCCCGGAATACATGGCCCGCCTGGTCGGCGAGTTCGCGCGTGACGGCCTCGTCAATATCGTCGGCGGCTGCTGCGGCACCACGCCGGATCATATCGCGGCGATTGCGGCGGCGGTCGCGCCGCACAAGCCGCGCATCGTGCCGGAGATCGAACCTCGCTTGCGGCTCTCCGGCCTCGAGCCGTTCATCCTGACCGACGCGATTCCTTTCGTGAACGTCGGCGAGCGCACCAACGTCACCGGCTCCGCCCGCTTCCGCAAGCTGGTCACCGCCGGCGACTACACCGCCGCGCTGCAGGTGGCGCGCGACCAGGTCGAGAACGGCGCGCAGATCATCGACGTCAACATGGACGAGGGCCTTCTGGACTCGGAAGCCGCGATGGTGACCTTCCTCAACCTCGTCGCCGCCGAGCCCGACATCGCCCGCGTCCCCGTGATGGTCGACAGCTCGAAATTCTCCGTGATCGAGGCTGGCCTGAAATGCGTGCAGGGCAAGCCGGTCGTCAACTCGATCTCGATGAAGGAAGGCGAGGACAAGTTCATTCACGAGGCGAAGGTCGCCCGCCGTCATGGCGCGGCCGTCGTGGTGATGGCGTTCGACGAGGTCGGCCAGGCCGATACGTTCGCCCGCAAGACCGAGATCTGCAAGCGCGCCTACGACATCCTCGTGAACCGCGTCGGCTTCTCGCCGGAAGACATCATCTTCGATCCGAATATTTTCGCGATCGCAACCGGCATCGAGGAACACAACAATTACGGCGTCGACTTCATCGAGGCGACGCGCTGGATTCGCAAGAATCTGCCGGGCGCGCATATCTCGGGCGGCGTGTCCAATTTGTCGTTCTCGTTCCGCGGCAACGAACCGGTGCGCGAGGCCATGCACTCGGTGTTCCTGTATCACGCCATCAAGGCCGGCATGGACATGGGCATCGTCAATGCCGGGCAGATGATCGTCTATGACGACATCGATCCCGAATTGCGCCAGGTGTGCGAGGACGTCATCCTCAACCGCGACCCCGGTGCGTCCGAGCGTCTGCTGGCGCTCGCCGAAAGATTCCGCGGCAACAAGACCCAGACCAAGGAAGCCGATCTCGCCTGGCGCGAATGGCCGGTGGCGAAGCGGCTGTCGCATTCGCTGGTCCACGGGATCACCGAGTTCATCGAGCAGGATACCGAGGAGGCCCGCAAGGCCTCGAAGCGCCCGCTCGACGTGATCGAGGGTCCGCTGATGGCGGGCATGAACGTGGTCGGCGATCTCTTCGGCGACGGCAAGATGTTCCTGCCGCAGGTGGTGAAGTCGGCCCGCGTGATGAAGCAGGCTGTCGCCTGGCTGATGCCGTTCATGGAAGAGGAGAAGGCGCGCAATCTCGCCAACGGCATCGGCACGGAAGGCTCATCGTCCGCCGGCAAGATCGTGCTCGCGACTGTCAAGGGCGACGTCCACGATATCGGCAAGAACATCGTCGGCATCGTGCTCCAGTGCAACAATTACGAGGTGATCGATCTCGGCGTGATGGTGCCCGCGGCCAAGATCGTCGAGACGGTGAAGGCGGAGAAGGCCGACATCGTCGGGCTGTCCGGCCTGATCACACCCTCGCTCGACGAGATGGCGTTCTTCGCCGCAGAATTGCAGCGCGAAGGCCTCAAGCTGCCGCTCTTGATCGGCGGCGCCACCACGAGCCGCGTGCATACGGCGGTGAAGATCGACCCGAGCTATCGCGCCGGCCCCGTGGTGCATGTCAACGACGCCAGCCGCGCGGTTGGTGTTGCGTCTGCTCTGCTGTCGCCCGAGAGGCGCGAGGCCTATGCCGCCGAAGTCCGCGCTGAATACGCAAAAATCTCGGACGCGCATATGCGCGCCCAGGCCGACAAGAAGCGGCTGAAGCTGGCGACCGCCCGCGCCAACCGCGTGCCGGTCGACTTTGCCGCGAACAAGCCGGTGAAGCCGACCTTCCTCGGCACCCGAAGCTTCGACGACTACGATCTCGCCGAGTTGGTGCCCTATATCGACTGGACGCCGTTCTTCCAGACCTGGGAGCTCGCCGGGCGCTTCCCCGCCATTCTCGACGATGCCAAGGTCGGCGAAGTCGCGCGCTCACTCTACGACGACGCGCGCAAGATGCTCGATCTGATCGTCAAGGAGAAATGGTTTCGCGCGCGCGCCACCGTCGGCTTCTGGCCGGCCAATGCGCAGGGCGACGACATCGTGCTCTACGCCGACGAGAGCCGGACCAGGACGATCGCGACGCTGCACACGCTGCGCCAGCAGCTCGAGAAGCGCGAGGGCCGTTTCAACGCGGCGCTGTCCGACTTCGTCGCGCCCGCCGGCACCGGCGTGCCCGATTATGTCGGCGGCTTCGTCGTCACCGCCGGCATCGGCGAGGATGTGGTCGCGGACCGTTTCAAGATGGCCAATGACGACTACTCGTCGATCCTGTGCAAGGCGCTGGCCGATCGCCTCGCCGAAGCCTTCGCCGAGCGCATGCATGCCCGCGTCCGCCGCGAGTTCTGGGCCTATGCGCCGGACGAGACGCTCTCGACCGACGAGTTGATCCTCGAAAAGTACCAGGGCATCCGTCCCGCTCCCGGCTATCCCGCGCAGCCCGATCACACCGAGAAGGCCACGCTGTTCGAGCTGCTCGACGCCGAGAACACCGCCGGCGTGAAGCTGACCGAGAGCTTTGCGATGTGGCCGGGCTCCTCCGTGTCGGGGCTCTATCTCGCCAATCCCGAGAGCTACTATTTCGGCGTCGGCAAGATCGAGCGCGATCAGGTCGAGGATTATGCTGCGCGCAAGGGCATGAGCGTCGCCGAGACCGAGCGCTGGCTCGCGCCGATCCTGAACTACATCCCGGCGCGAGAGGGCACGGCCGACAAGGCGGCATTCGCGGCAACACCGGCCAACGACGAAACGTCGAAGGAGCTTGCCTCGCATCCGCCGGGCTGCACCTGCGCGGTGCACCTGGTCTGGCAGAAGAAGCGCGCGGGCGCGGGCTAG
- a CDS encoding 3-deoxy-manno-octulosonate cytidylyltransferase, with protein MIDPRILVLIPARMAATRLPGKPLADIAGQPMIVHVMRRAEAAGIGRVAVATDTAEIASVVTAHGGEAVMTRPEHPSGSDRIHEAMLKLDPDGKAEIVVNLQGDFPTITIDNIREVLPPLQDPVVDIATLASQIHTEEEDLAPSVVKAIGTSLGGRRMRALYFTRATAPTGDGPRYHHIGLYAYRRAALERYVRLPPSPLELQEKLEQLRALEAGMRIDFTIVDTVPRGVDTPADLETARSILSKS; from the coding sequence ATGATCGATCCCCGCATCCTGGTGCTGATTCCAGCCCGCATGGCCGCCACCCGCCTGCCCGGCAAGCCGCTCGCCGATATCGCGGGGCAGCCGATGATCGTGCACGTGATGCGCCGCGCCGAGGCCGCCGGGATAGGCCGGGTCGCGGTCGCAACCGACACCGCGGAGATCGCGTCCGTCGTGACCGCCCATGGCGGCGAGGCCGTGATGACCCGCCCGGAGCACCCGTCCGGCTCCGATCGCATCCACGAGGCCATGCTGAAGCTCGATCCGGACGGCAAAGCCGAGATCGTGGTCAATCTCCAGGGCGATTTCCCGACCATCACGATCGACAACATCCGCGAGGTGCTGCCGCCGCTGCAAGACCCCGTCGTGGACATCGCAACGCTGGCTTCGCAGATCCACACCGAGGAGGAGGACCTCGCGCCCAGCGTCGTGAAGGCGATCGGGACCTCGCTCGGCGGCAGACGCATGCGTGCACTTTATTTCACCCGCGCAACCGCGCCGACCGGCGACGGGCCGCGTTACCACCATATCGGCCTCTACGCCTATCGCCGCGCCGCGCTGGAGCGCTACGTCCGGCTTCCGCCTTCGCCGCTGGAATTGCAGGAGAAGCTCGAGCAACTCCGGGCGCTCGAGGCCGGAATGCGCATCGACTTCACCATCGTCGATACCGTGCCCCGCGGGGTCGACACCCCGGCGGACCTGGAAACCGCCCGCAGCATCCTTTCCAAATCCTGA
- a CDS encoding cytochrome c family protein has protein sequence MDSFELNKILGAVLGTCLLLLVTSFTASALFSPKMPEKPGFEIAVKEDAGHGKEGGAAPAAAEPIEKLLQTASVEKGASAAKKCGACHTFEKGGPNRVGPNLYGVVGDHVGEGRGGFNFSAAMKAKGGTWDFDALNKFIANPKAAVPGTAMGFAGIPKDSERADVIAYLNSLSDSPKPLPTATK, from the coding sequence ATGGACTCTTTCGAACTGAACAAGATTCTCGGTGCCGTGCTCGGCACCTGTCTCCTTCTGCTGGTGACGAGCTTCACCGCGAGTGCGCTGTTCTCGCCCAAGATGCCGGAAAAGCCGGGCTTCGAGATCGCGGTGAAGGAAGACGCCGGTCACGGCAAGGAAGGCGGCGCTGCCCCCGCGGCCGCCGAACCGATCGAAAAGCTGCTCCAGACCGCCTCGGTCGAGAAGGGCGCCTCCGCCGCCAAGAAGTGCGGCGCCTGCCACACCTTCGAGAAGGGCGGCCCGAACCGTGTCGGTCCGAACCTCTACGGCGTCGTCGGCGACCATGTTGGCGAGGGCCGCGGCGGCTTCAACTTCTCGGCTGCGATGAAGGCCAAGGGCGGCACCTGGGACTTCGATGCGCTCAACAAGTTCATCGCCAATCCCAAGGCGGCTGTCCCGGGCACCGCGATGGGCTTTGCCGGCATCCCGAAGGATAGCGAGCGCGCCGACGTGATCGCTTACCTGAACAGTCTCTCCGACAGCCCGAAGCCGCTGCCGACCGCGACGAAGTAA